In a single window of the Pontibacter russatus genome:
- a CDS encoding Pycsar system effector family protein, whose translation MITQTDILEKAPAFVAQQFSRAGDAANALHNLSHTQALVARTQEIGAACALGEEDMRLVLLAAWLHDISYIATEAPAPLPPLVPASEFLQLNGLSGEETEAVQQCVAASHYPQRPQSKKEEVLCDAVSSFMADPDYLAQAEKQMNADTGKKTDAYEWIKSQRALLKQHAFFTKYAKRTYTEGKEANLKLLKKKRREFSKDNEELEALWEENLTLRRGLEKERAQKAGKGIETMFRTTMASHLQLSVMADSKANLMISINAIIASIMISSFVRKFDEVPHLIIPSILLTLVCVFTIVFAVLSTRPNIKRRTAGEGTLDYLFFGDFVQLTPESYKDGIRSIMYKNDDLYNSMISNIYMQGKVLAKKYRLLKISYTIFMVGFVVVLLSYAFAWLFLAPPQ comes from the coding sequence ATGATAACGCAAACCGATATTCTGGAAAAGGCTCCTGCCTTTGTAGCACAGCAGTTCTCCCGCGCAGGCGATGCTGCAAACGCCCTGCACAACTTATCCCACACGCAGGCGCTTGTGGCTCGGACTCAGGAAATCGGGGCGGCATGCGCTCTGGGCGAAGAGGACATGCGGCTGGTGCTGTTGGCCGCCTGGCTGCACGACATCAGTTATATAGCGACGGAGGCACCAGCCCCCTTACCGCCCCTGGTCCCCGCTTCCGAATTTCTGCAGCTCAACGGCCTGTCAGGCGAAGAAACCGAAGCCGTGCAGCAGTGCGTTGCCGCCAGCCACTACCCCCAGCGCCCGCAGAGCAAAAAAGAAGAGGTGCTGTGCGATGCGGTGTCCAGCTTTATGGCAGACCCGGATTACCTGGCGCAGGCTGAGAAGCAGATGAATGCTGACACTGGAAAAAAAACAGACGCCTATGAATGGATAAAAAGCCAGCGGGCGCTGCTGAAGCAGCACGCTTTCTTTACCAAGTACGCCAAACGCACCTACACCGAAGGCAAGGAAGCCAACCTGAAACTGCTGAAGAAAAAACGAAGGGAATTCTCTAAAGACAACGAGGAACTGGAGGCACTCTGGGAAGAAAACTTAACTCTGCGCAGAGGCCTGGAAAAAGAAAGGGCGCAGAAAGCGGGAAAGGGTATCGAAACCATGTTCAGGACCACCATGGCCAGCCACCTGCAACTCAGCGTGATGGCCGACAGCAAGGCTAACCTGATGATTTCCATCAACGCCATCATCGCCTCCATCATGATATCCTCCTTTGTCCGGAAATTTGACGAGGTGCCGCACCTGATCATCCCCTCCATCCTGCTCACGCTGGTCTGCGTTTTCACGATTGTGTTCGCGGTGCTCTCCACCCGCCCCAACATCAAAAGAAGGACCGCCGGAGAAGGCACGCTGGACTACCTCTTCTTCGGTGACTTTGTGCAGTTGACTCCAGAGTCTTACAAGGACGGCATCCGGAGCATTATGTACAAGAACGATGATCTGTACAACAGCATGATTAGCAACATTTACATGCAGGGGAAGGTGCTCGCAAAAAAATACCGCCTGCTCAAAATCTCCTATACCATTTTTATGGTAGGCTTTGTCGTGGTGCTTCTGAGCTATGCCTTTGCCTGGCTCTTCCTGGCCCCGCCACAGTAG
- a CDS encoding GreA/GreB family elongation factor, translated as MSRAFVKEDNSGEPPIIPPRAPLPPGTPNYVTPQGLAQLRAELAALEAERAKAEADREEEAERTRRLTVLHAQLQALNQRLASARVIDPQAQPTDEVRFGATVTLCTISGSRPGKVQQFTIVGVDEASVADGKVAFLAPIARAVTGLRVGQTVKLRIGRVDEVLEVVAVQYGTT; from the coding sequence ATGAGCCGTGCTTTTGTAAAAGAAGATAATTCAGGTGAACCGCCTATCATTCCGCCGCGTGCCCCTCTACCCCCGGGGACACCCAATTATGTGACGCCGCAGGGGCTGGCACAGTTGCGCGCCGAACTTGCAGCACTGGAGGCAGAGCGGGCAAAAGCAGAAGCTGACCGGGAGGAAGAAGCGGAACGCACCCGGCGTCTCACCGTCCTCCACGCGCAACTCCAGGCCCTAAACCAGCGGCTGGCAAGCGCCAGGGTGATTGACCCGCAGGCGCAGCCCACCGACGAAGTTCGCTTTGGGGCAACGGTAACCCTGTGCACCATCAGCGGAAGCCGCCCAGGCAAAGTGCAGCAATTCACCATCGTAGGGGTAGACGAAGCCTCGGTGGCAGACGGCAAGGTTGCTTTTTTAGCGCCCATCGCACGGGCCGTGACAGGCCTTCGTGTGGGGCAAACCGTAAAGTTGCGCATTGGCCGAGTAGACGAAGTGCTGGAAGTGGTAGCGGTTCAGTATGGCACCACCTAA
- a CDS encoding carboxylesterase/lipase family protein, with protein MLHLKPICMLLLLAVLMAPAAIAQKKNKASGTLAANQVKTANGVLEGTTEKSGIRSFKGVPFAAPPVGDLRWKAPQPAKDWQSVRPAKQFGPRAMQLPVFGDMNFRSNGVSEDCLYLNVWTPAKTGQERLPVLVYFYGGGFIAGDGSEPRYDGESMATKGIVAVTVNYRLGVFGFLAHPELTKESPHKASGNYGLMDQAAALRWVKQNIAAFGGDPERVTIAGESAGSFSVSAQMASPLSKELIDGAIAESGSMLALQPTVTLDQAEQEGVKFAKSIGANSLAEFRALPAQKLLEEAGKPGAARFWPIVDGYFLPKSPMAIFEAGEQAHVPLLAGWNSEEMNYRYLLGQDEPTPENYAKAVQQRFGERATEVLKLYPATTQEEVIASATDLAGDLFIGYSTWKLLDLHHQTGSSPVFQYMYARPRPEMRPEMGNATPGLAGGVVKNADAATPKAPPARGAVHSAEIEYAMGNLATNEVYAWQPEDYKVSEVMQGYFANFIKTGDPNGPNLPKWPAAYSGDGVKVMHIDVNTRVEPANNRERYLFLDKQAKQ; from the coding sequence ATGCTCCATTTAAAACCGATTTGCATGCTCCTGCTGCTGGCCGTGCTGATGGCACCGGCGGCTATTGCGCAGAAGAAAAACAAAGCTTCCGGCACTCTGGCCGCTAACCAGGTAAAAACAGCGAATGGCGTACTGGAAGGCACCACTGAAAAAAGCGGGATACGCAGTTTCAAGGGCGTGCCGTTTGCAGCCCCCCCTGTCGGTGACCTGCGCTGGAAGGCCCCGCAGCCGGCGAAAGACTGGCAGAGCGTGCGCCCGGCAAAGCAGTTCGGCCCGCGCGCCATGCAATTGCCCGTGTTCGGCGACATGAACTTCCGCTCGAACGGCGTGAGCGAAGACTGCCTCTACCTGAACGTATGGACACCCGCCAAAACAGGCCAGGAGCGCCTGCCGGTGCTGGTTTATTTTTATGGCGGGGGCTTTATAGCCGGCGATGGCTCGGAGCCGCGCTACGACGGCGAGAGCATGGCCACCAAAGGCATCGTGGCAGTAACCGTGAACTACAGACTTGGTGTGTTCGGCTTTCTGGCCCACCCCGAGCTGACAAAGGAGTCGCCGCACAAGGCCTCGGGCAATTACGGCCTGATGGACCAAGCCGCAGCCCTGCGATGGGTAAAGCAGAACATCGCGGCTTTCGGAGGCGATCCGGAGCGGGTGACCATCGCGGGTGAGTCCGCGGGCTCGTTTTCGGTGAGTGCGCAGATGGCCTCTCCCCTGTCTAAAGAACTGATTGACGGCGCCATTGCCGAGAGCGGCTCCATGCTCGCGCTACAGCCCACCGTTACGCTGGACCAGGCAGAGCAGGAAGGCGTGAAATTTGCCAAAAGCATCGGCGCCAATTCACTGGCAGAATTTCGGGCCTTGCCGGCGCAAAAGCTGCTGGAGGAGGCCGGTAAACCCGGAGCGGCGCGCTTCTGGCCAATCGTAGACGGTTATTTCCTGCCAAAATCTCCAATGGCGATTTTTGAGGCGGGCGAGCAGGCGCACGTGCCGCTGCTGGCCGGCTGGAACTCCGAAGAAATGAATTACAGGTACCTGCTGGGCCAGGACGAGCCAACGCCGGAGAATTATGCCAAGGCAGTGCAGCAGCGCTTCGGTGAGCGCGCGACAGAGGTATTGAAGTTATACCCGGCTACGACGCAGGAAGAAGTCATAGCGTCTGCCACAGATTTGGCGGGAGACTTGTTTATCGGCTACAGCACCTGGAAACTGCTGGACCTGCACCATCAAACAGGCAGCAGCCCGGTGTTCCAGTATATGTACGCACGGCCACGGCCCGAAATGCGGCCCGAAATGGGCAATGCCACCCCCGGCCTGGCAGGAGGTGTGGTGAAGAATGCGGATGCAGCAACCCCCAAAGCGCCCCCGGCGCGCGGCGCGGTACACTCGGCTGAGATAGAGTATGCCATGGGCAACCTGGCCACTAACGAGGTATATGCCTGGCAGCCGGAAGATTACAAGGTTTCAGAGGTGATGCAGGGTTATTTCGCCAACTTCATCAAGACAGGCGACCCCAACGGACCAAACCTGCCGAAGTGGCCAGCCGCCTACAGCGGTGATGGCGTGAAGGTGATGCACATCGACGTGAACACCCGCGTGGAGCCAGCCAACAACCGCGAACGCTACCTGTTCCTTGACAAGCAGGCAAAGCAATAG
- a CDS encoding malectin domain-containing carbohydrate-binding protein: MKTFYTHFLLALVLLVWAAPAMSQSKTALGAAADVAGLFKAKSEIGKTKANNRLISHLVPGQDPLVLKIKKSKKEGAADVYIGGVEGRKHSTFFLKVDKGKLDGYVLLKEQKKAYKYASGDDGQAYLQEVDIDKVVCVEYQEAPAESASATGASDGTALVSTDLQSLPGASAVVLLDFNGQYVNGTYWNDGGEINAAPANLSEAEIIEAWKLISEDFRPFTINITTSESVYLSAPATSRMRVIFTPTDFFYPGAGGVAYTNSFTWGNETPCWVFNSSAKYAGEAGSHEIGHTLGLSHDGRTNPSEAYFYGQNSWAPIMGAGYYSEQVQWSKGEYAYASNLEDDLSIIAGQNGFGYKADDHANTHASATPLPADNTGSAPLKGIIGSRTDVDVFTFQTSGGNVEVRVDPFLTYANLDVLLTLKNSAGTAVAVSDPATAAAAITQSLPAGTYFVHIKGAKGALGANSDYNSMGEYTISAKYDVPVAAANASLLNAGGTALTDSQARKWGADAYFNGGTASSKSFDVQGTADDALYLAYRYAASGAPFSYRIPVSADGAYTVRLHFLEPYFGAPGGKTTGLTGARVFHVDMEGTRVLSNYDIYKQDGAGKAVVKTFENVSVSGGTLDLSFISVTNNAIISAIEIAPAASFTLTTSTSGSGTIARNPNQQSYASGKVVALTATPASGYQFSGWSGDATGTANPLSVTMNGNKAITANFVPVQQPASLVSNVSATSGRSYALAELVVGAKIYSDRTYQATTVPASLSKATLIRTANDDKRSTAATLLTFKLSQQATVYVAYDPRATALPAWLSGWQKVTDRVGVNDSKISYMNLYSKTFAAGTVSLGGNMVSPAAGAENNFFVLTQAQSSAALAVSQVQDAQSVAENRAAGLHLKVYPNPNTGDRVHINLENLGDGEAVTITVHDVLGRLVKTTAAVGNHAGSASFELPAQERLQRGLYIVSAKAGSRKLQAKLLVE; this comes from the coding sequence ATGAAAACATTTTACACACACTTCCTGCTTGCATTGGTGTTGCTGGTTTGGGCCGCGCCTGCCATGTCCCAGTCTAAAACGGCTTTAGGCGCCGCAGCCGATGTGGCTGGCCTGTTCAAAGCAAAGTCTGAAATCGGGAAAACAAAAGCGAATAACCGGCTGATCAGCCACCTGGTGCCGGGCCAGGACCCGTTGGTGCTCAAGATCAAGAAAAGCAAAAAGGAAGGCGCGGCTGACGTCTATATAGGCGGGGTGGAAGGCCGGAAGCACAGCACCTTCTTTTTGAAAGTAGATAAAGGAAAACTGGACGGTTACGTTCTATTAAAGGAGCAGAAGAAAGCCTATAAATATGCCTCCGGAGATGACGGTCAGGCCTACCTGCAGGAGGTGGACATAGACAAGGTGGTGTGCGTGGAGTACCAGGAGGCACCGGCGGAGAGCGCCAGCGCCACAGGCGCCAGCGACGGCACGGCACTGGTTTCAACAGACCTGCAGAGCCTGCCCGGCGCGTCGGCAGTCGTGCTGCTGGATTTTAACGGCCAGTACGTGAACGGCACTTACTGGAACGATGGCGGCGAGATCAATGCGGCACCCGCCAACCTGAGCGAAGCAGAAATCATAGAGGCCTGGAAGCTGATCAGCGAGGACTTCAGGCCCTTTACCATCAACATCACCACCAGCGAATCTGTCTATCTCAGCGCCCCCGCCACCAGCAGGATGCGCGTTATCTTTACGCCCACCGATTTCTTTTACCCCGGCGCAGGCGGCGTGGCCTATACCAACTCGTTTACGTGGGGCAACGAAACTCCCTGCTGGGTGTTTAACAGCAGCGCCAAATACGCAGGCGAGGCAGGCTCACACGAAATCGGCCATACGCTCGGCCTGTCGCACGACGGGCGCACGAACCCTTCCGAGGCGTACTTCTACGGGCAGAATTCCTGGGCACCCATCATGGGCGCCGGGTATTACAGCGAGCAGGTGCAGTGGAGCAAAGGGGAATACGCGTATGCCAGCAACCTGGAAGACGACCTTAGCATCATCGCCGGGCAGAATGGCTTTGGCTACAAGGCCGATGACCACGCGAACACCCATGCCAGCGCCACGCCGCTGCCTGCCGATAACACAGGCTCAGCACCGCTAAAAGGCATCATCGGAAGCAGAACGGATGTGGACGTGTTCACTTTCCAGACTTCGGGCGGAAATGTGGAGGTGCGGGTGGATCCTTTTCTGACTTATGCCAACCTGGACGTGCTGCTCACTCTGAAGAATTCAGCTGGAACCGCGGTCGCCGTGTCTGACCCTGCCACCGCCGCCGCCGCTATCACCCAGTCATTGCCCGCTGGCACCTATTTCGTGCATATAAAAGGAGCGAAAGGAGCCCTTGGAGCGAATTCCGACTATAACTCGATGGGAGAGTACACCATCAGCGCGAAATACGACGTTCCGGTGGCCGCCGCCAATGCCTCCCTGTTAAATGCAGGTGGCACAGCCCTTACAGACAGTCAGGCGCGTAAATGGGGAGCAGACGCCTATTTCAACGGCGGAACCGCCTCTTCTAAATCCTTTGATGTGCAGGGGACTGCCGATGATGCGCTGTACCTGGCCTACAGGTATGCCGCGTCCGGAGCGCCGTTCAGCTACCGCATCCCGGTGAGCGCAGATGGAGCCTATACCGTCAGGCTGCATTTCCTGGAGCCTTACTTTGGGGCGCCGGGCGGTAAAACAACGGGCCTGACCGGGGCAAGAGTGTTTCATGTGGACATGGAAGGGACGCGGGTGCTGAGCAACTACGACATATACAAGCAGGACGGCGCGGGCAAAGCCGTGGTAAAAACGTTCGAAAATGTTTCTGTTAGCGGCGGCACCCTCGACCTGAGTTTTATTTCCGTCACCAACAACGCTATTATTTCGGCGATAGAGATTGCGCCGGCAGCCTCCTTTACCTTAACAACCAGCACATCCGGCAGCGGCACCATTGCCAGAAACCCGAACCAGCAAAGCTATGCCAGCGGCAAGGTGGTGGCGCTGACGGCGACACCTGCATCGGGTTACCAGTTCTCGGGCTGGAGCGGCGACGCCACAGGCACCGCCAACCCCCTGTCGGTGACGATGAACGGCAACAAGGCGATAACGGCCAATTTTGTGCCGGTGCAGCAGCCTGCCAGCTTGGTAAGTAACGTATCGGCCACCTCCGGAAGAAGCTATGCCTTGGCAGAGTTGGTTGTAGGCGCTAAAATTTATTCCGACCGTACCTACCAGGCCACCACCGTGCCCGCCTCCCTCAGCAAAGCAACGCTTATCAGGACAGCCAACGACGACAAGCGGAGCACTGCTGCCACCCTTCTCACCTTTAAGCTGAGCCAGCAGGCCACAGTATATGTGGCCTATGACCCACGGGCCACAGCGCTGCCTGCGTGGCTGAGCGGCTGGCAGAAAGTTACGGACAGAGTAGGGGTGAACGATTCGAAGATCAGCTACATGAATCTATATAGCAAAACCTTCGCGGCCGGAACCGTGAGCCTGGGTGGGAATATGGTTAGTCCGGCGGCGGGAGCAGAAAACAACTTTTTTGTGCTAACGCAGGCACAGAGTAGCGCAGCGCTGGCAGTTTCTCAGGTGCAGGATGCACAGTCGGTTGCTGAAAATCGCGCGGCAGGGTTGCATCTCAAGGTATATCCCAATCCAAACACGGGCGACAGGGTACATATAAACCTGGAGAACCTGGGCGATGGCGAGGCTGTGACCATCACGGTACACGATGTGCTGGGGCGACTGGTAAAAACAACAGCCGCAGTGGGCAATCATGCTGGTTCGGCCTCTTTTGAGCTGCCTGCGCAAGAGCGTCTTCAACGCGGCTTATATATCGTCAGCGCCAAGGCCGGTAGCCGGAAGCTGCAGGCGAAACTGCTGGTGGAGTAA
- a CDS encoding ABC-F family ATP-binding cassette domain-containing protein has protein sequence MISVDAVAVEFNGMALFSNVSFNINENDRIALMGKNGAGKSTLLKIIAGASKPTRGKISAPKEAVIAYLPQHLLTEDNCTVFEEASKAFASVLDMKAQMDALNAQLEARTDYDSDDYYKLIEQVSELGEKYYSIEEINFDSEVEKTLKGLGFSRADFGRPTNEFSGGWRMRIELAKILLQKPDLILLDEPTNHLDIESIQWLEDFLVNNAKAVIVISHDKTFVDNITNRTIEVTMGRIYDYKVNYSQYLQLRKERREQQQKQFEDQQKEMADIQAFIDRFKGTYSKTLQVQSRVKMLEKMEIIEVDEVDTSALNLKFPPAPRSGNYPVIVENLTKRYGNHTVFQDASLTINRGEKIAFVGKNGEGKSTLVKAMMGELEYEGKLQLGHNCMIGYFAQNQASMLDEDLTVFQTIDEIAIGDVRTRVKDLLGAFMFSGDTVEKKVKVLSGGEKTRLAMIKLLLQPVNLLILDEPTNHLDIKTKDILKDALKAFDGTLILVSHDRDFLDGLATKVFEFGNKRIREHFEDINGFLRNKKLENLREIERKVAK, from the coding sequence ATGATTTCAGTTGACGCGGTTGCCGTAGAGTTTAACGGTATGGCCCTTTTCAGCAACGTTTCCTTTAACATCAACGAGAACGACCGCATCGCCCTGATGGGCAAGAACGGCGCGGGCAAATCCACGCTCCTAAAAATAATTGCGGGGGCGAGCAAGCCTACCAGGGGGAAAATATCAGCCCCCAAAGAGGCCGTGATTGCCTACCTGCCGCAGCACCTGCTCACCGAAGACAACTGCACCGTGTTTGAGGAAGCCTCCAAGGCCTTTGCCAGTGTGCTGGATATGAAGGCGCAAATGGACGCCCTGAACGCGCAACTCGAAGCCCGCACCGATTACGACTCGGACGATTACTATAAACTGATTGAGCAGGTGTCGGAACTGGGGGAGAAATACTATTCCATCGAGGAAATCAACTTTGATTCGGAGGTGGAGAAAACGCTGAAGGGACTCGGATTCTCCAGAGCCGACTTTGGCAGGCCCACCAACGAGTTCAGCGGGGGCTGGCGCATGCGCATCGAGCTGGCCAAGATACTCCTGCAGAAGCCCGACCTGATCCTGCTCGACGAGCCGACCAATCACCTCGACATTGAGTCCATTCAGTGGCTGGAGGATTTTTTGGTGAACAACGCGAAAGCGGTGATCGTGATCTCCCACGACAAAACCTTCGTGGACAATATCACCAACCGCACCATCGAGGTGACCATGGGCCGCATCTACGACTACAAGGTAAACTACAGCCAGTACCTGCAGTTGCGCAAAGAGCGGCGCGAGCAGCAGCAGAAGCAATTCGAGGACCAGCAGAAGGAAATGGCCGATATACAGGCCTTTATCGATCGCTTCAAAGGCACTTACTCCAAAACGCTTCAGGTGCAGTCGCGGGTGAAGATGCTGGAGAAGATGGAGATCATTGAGGTGGACGAGGTGGATACCTCTGCGCTGAACCTGAAGTTTCCGCCGGCGCCGCGCTCCGGCAACTACCCGGTAATTGTGGAGAACCTCACCAAGCGGTATGGCAATCACACCGTGTTTCAGGACGCCTCGCTCACCATCAACCGGGGAGAGAAAATTGCCTTTGTGGGCAAAAACGGCGAGGGAAAATCGACGCTGGTGAAAGCCATGATGGGTGAACTGGAATACGAGGGCAAGCTGCAACTCGGGCACAACTGTATGATCGGATATTTTGCCCAGAACCAGGCGTCGATGCTGGACGAGGACCTGACGGTTTTCCAGACGATAGATGAGATTGCCATCGGCGACGTGCGCACGCGGGTAAAGGACCTGCTGGGTGCCTTTATGTTCAGCGGCGACACGGTAGAGAAAAAGGTCAAGGTGCTGTCGGGCGGGGAGAAGACGCGCCTGGCGATGATTAAACTGCTGCTGCAGCCCGTGAACCTCCTGATACTGGACGAGCCGACCAACCACCTGGACATCAAAACAAAAGACATTCTGAAAGACGCGTTGAAGGCTTTCGACGGCACCCTCATCCTGGTATCGCACGACCGGGATTTCCTGGATGGGCTGGCCACCAAGGTGTTTGAGTTCGGCAACAAGCGCATCCGGGAGCATTTCGAGGACATTAATGGTTTCCTGAGAAACAAGAAGCTGGAGAACCTGCGGGAAATTGAGCGAAAAGTGGCGAAGTAG
- a CDS encoding zinc ribbon domain-containing protein YjdM, with amino-acid sequence MDVKDSNGNILSEGDAVTLTKDLKVKGSSITLKRGKMVKNIRLTNNPEEVDCRIDGSNIVLKTSFLKKA; translated from the coding sequence ATGGATGTAAAAGACAGCAACGGCAATATACTCAGCGAGGGCGATGCCGTCACGCTCACGAAAGACCTGAAAGTGAAGGGTTCCTCTATAACCCTGAAGCGCGGGAAAATGGTCAAAAACATTCGCCTGACAAACAACCCCGAGGAAGTGGACTGCCGCATCGACGGCAGCAACATCGTGTTGAAGACCTCCTTCCTGAAGAAAGCGTAG